A portion of the Vulpes vulpes isolate BD-2025 chromosome 5, VulVul3, whole genome shotgun sequence genome contains these proteins:
- the SLC15A3 gene encoding LOW QUALITY PROTEIN: solute carrier family 15 member 3 (The sequence of the model RefSeq protein was modified relative to this genomic sequence to represent the inferred CDS: deleted 1 base in 1 codon; substituted 1 base at 1 genomic stop codon): MVTGHLLWVSSVLKLLSSSLKRGSAGDAEGEVGYGEGPPAGRGAAGPQAGPRAEEAAVLPGRRWSAPPSSASRPTWRPASAAPASAGTASSVLPAGARGGCLADAHLGRARALALRLRLPLAASRLLPLRGEVPAAGPAPSCAPAGPCAPLLLALAASSIPSNLTAFGADQVMDLGRHASHRFFHWLYWSINVGAVLSLPVVAFIQQNIDFLLGYSITVGCVGLAFFIFLFASPIFITKPPTGSQVSSMLKLAFQNCCPHLRHXHSVRDHQGAQLLPDQRSPQPGPSPQEDIANFQVLVKILPVMVTLVPYWMVYFQMQSTYVLQGLHLRIPNIFPDLPANSSIALGAQGSSYKIPEAWLLLANVVVVLILVPMKGHLLDPLLLRHKLLPSALQKMALGMFFAFASLLVAGGLEMERLQYIHRNQTVSQQIGKDVYYAASLSIWWQIPQYLLIGISEIFASIPGLEFAYSEAPCSMQSAIMGIFFCLSGVGSLLGSSLVALLSLPRGWLYCPKDFGNINNCRMDLYFFLLASIQAATALLFIWIAGRYERVAQSPASQSCPSRDRG; the protein is encoded by the exons ATGGTCACAGGCCATCTGCTCTGGGTCTCCTCAGTACTGAAACTGCTCTCCAGCTCCCTTAAACGTGG GTCGGCGGGGGACGCCGAGGGGGAGGTGGGCTACGGCGAAGGGCCGCCcgccgggcgcggggcggcggggccgcaGGCGGGGCCGCGGGCCGAGGAGGCCGCGGTGCTGCCGGGGAGACGCTGGAGCGCGCCGCCTTCCTCGGCGTCTCGGCCAACCTGGCGCCCTGCCTCGGCGGCGCCGGCTTCCGCTGGGACGGCCAGCAGCGTCCTACCTGCGGGCGCCCGCGGCGGCTGCCTGGCCGATGCGCACCTGGGCCGCGCCCGCGCCCTCGCGCTCCGCCTGCGGCTCCCCCTGGCGGCCTCCCGCCTGCTGCCCCTCCGCGGGGAGGtgcccgccgccggccccgctcCGTCCTGCGCGCCCGCCGGCCCCTGCGCGCCGCTGCTGCTCGCCCTGGCCGCCAGCTCCATCCCGAGCAACCTCACCGCCTTCGGGGCTGACCAG GTGATGGATCTTGGCCGCCACGCCAGCCACCGCTTCTTCCACTGGCTTTACTGGAGCATCAACGTGGGTGCCGTGCTGTCACTACCAGTAGTGGCCTTTATCCAACAGAACATTGACTTCCTGCTGGGCTATAGTATCACCGTGGGCTGCGTGGGCCTGGccttcttcatcttcctcttcGCCAGCCCCATCTTCATCACCAAGCCCCCCACAGGCAGCCAAGTGTCCTCTATGCTGAAACTCGCTTTCCAAAACTGCTGTCCCCACCTGCGGCACTGACACTCTGTCAG AGACCATCAAGGCGCCCAACTGCTGCCTGACCAGAGGTCTCCCCAGCCTGGCCCTTCC CCCCAAGAGGACATTGCCAATTTCCAGGTGCTGGTGAAGATCTTGCCCGTCATGGTGACCCTGGTGCCATACTGGATGGTGTACTTCCAG ATGCAGTCTACGTATGTCCTGCAAGGTCTTCATCTCCGCATCCCAAACATTTTCCCAGACCTCCCTGCCAATAGCTCCATAGCTCTGGGAGCCCAGGGTAGCAGCTACAAG ATCCCGGAAGCCTGGCTCCTCCTGGCCAATGTCGTGGTGGTGCTGATCCTGGTGCCCATGAAGGGCCACTTGCTCGACCCTTTACTGCTGCGGCACAAGTTGCTTCCCTCAGCCCTGCAGAAGATGGCACTGGGCATGTTCTTTGCTTTTGCCTCTCTCCTTGTGGCAG GAGGCCTGGAGATGGAGCGTCTACAGTACATCCATCGCAACCAGACAGTGTCCCAGCAGATCGGGAAGGATGTGTACTACGCGGCATCACTGTCCATCTGGTGGCAGATCCCTCAGTACCTGCTCATTGGGATCAGTGAGATTTTTGCCAGTATCCCAG GCCTGGAGTTTGCTTACTCAGAGGCTCCGTGCTCCATGCAGAGTGCCATCATGGGCATCTTCTTCTGCCTGTCGGGAGTGGGCTCACTACTGGGCTCCAGCCTCGTGGCACTACTGTCACTGCCCCGGGGATGGCTGTACTGCCCCAAGGACTTTG GGAATATCAACAATTGCCGGATGGACCTTTACTTCTTTCTGCTGGCCAGTATTCAGGCCGCCACAGCCCTCCTGTTTATCTGGATTGCTGGTCGCTATGAGAGGGTAGCTCAGAGCCCGGCCTCCCAAAGCTGTCCCAGCAGGGATAGGGGCTGA